The sequence ATGATGATGCCATGTTCCAAAAGGTTCCGTTTATGATTCATGCCCCAGGTATTAAAGGGGGAGTCAATCATACTTATGGAGGGGAAATTGATGTTTTACCGACCTTGCTAAGTTTGTTAGGGGTAGATCATTCTAACAATATCTTTATTGGATCTGATTTGTTATCAGAAGATCATAAGCAAATTGTTTCGTTTAGAAATGGAGATTTTGTAGCGAAAGACTTTACCAAAGTGGGAAGTAAGATTTTTAATACCAGTACTGGGGAAGAAATACTGGAGCTTACAACCGAGCAACAAGCAACCATTAAAGCGGAGACTAAATATGTTCAAATACAACTGGATACCTCAGATCAAGTAATTAATGGAGACTTATTAAGGTTTTATACCTTACCAGACTTTAAAACAGTTAATAAATCAGACTATTCCTATGTGAAGAGCAAAGCGATTAAAAAGCTTAAATCAACCAAAAAGGGAACGAGCTTGTTAGAAAAATTGGGTAAGTCTACGGTCGATGAATACAAAACGGATGCACCAGAGTTAAATGATACATCCGATTCTAGCAGTAGTAGTACTTCGACAAGCGCCAACAATTAATCGTATTCTATCGCCTATAAGGGCAAAAGATTTCATAGAAAACTTTGGAAGTTTTAAGTTTCTATGGAATCTTTTGCTTTTTACATTTGAGGACAGACAGTTTAGTCTTAACTAGAATTATGCTATAATCAACTCATTGAGAAAATGAAAAGGAGAAGAGAATATGCCAATTCGTGTACCAAAAGATTTGCCAGCAATTAAAATATTAGAACAAGAGCATATTCTTGTTATGGATGAAAATCGAGCATTCCACCAAGATATCCGCCCTTTACGAATCTTGATTTTAAATATTATGCCTAAAAAAAGTGAGACAGAAACTCAGCTTATTCGCTTGCTTAGTAATACACCCTTGCAGTTATACATTGATTTATTACAAATGTCTTCACATGATTCTAAGCATACAAGTGTGGAGTATTTGGAGCGGTTTTATAAGAGTTTTGATGATATCAAAGAAAACTACTATGATGGGCTAATTATCACGGGGGCGCCAGTGGAGCAACTTCCGTTTGAAGAGGTGGATTACTGGAGCGAGCTATGTGAGGTGATGGAGTGGAGTAAAGCACATGTTTTTTCTACTGTACATATCTGTTGGGGAGCTCAAGCTGCTTTATACTATCACTACGGAATTCCGAAATATTCACTTACAACAAAGTTATCCGGTGTTTTTGAACATCAAAAATGTGATGATAATGAACGAATATTTCATGGGTTTGATGATC is a genomic window of Vagococcus entomophilus containing:
- the metA gene encoding homoserine O-acetyltransferase MetA yields the protein MPIRVPKDLPAIKILEQEHILVMDENRAFHQDIRPLRILILNIMPKKSETETQLIRLLSNTPLQLYIDLLQMSSHDSKHTSVEYLERFYKSFDDIKENYYDGLIITGAPVEQLPFEEVDYWSELCEVMEWSKAHVFSTVHICWGAQAALYYHYGIPKYSLTTKLSGVFEHQKCDDNERIFHGFDDQFKVPHSRYTYTKKADILQHKQLKLLSTSEEAGVFLVKHTTDRQYFLTGHLEYGRMTLANEYQRDLKKKDEPTVPEHYFVKNQLDSRPPFLWKSAASLFFSNWLNHIVYPDTPFELTKLEKLQLEEGDF